A window of Streptomyces sp. NBC_01689 genomic DNA:
GTGCTGATCCAGTGCAGTCCGGTGGTCGCCACCGTCGTCCAGGAGAAGGTGAAAGCCCAGAAGCCGGATGTGAACTTGAGGCGGAGAAACAGGGGGAGGAGCCGTACCTGGGCGAGGATCATCAACAGGCAGTAGCCGGCGAGCACAGCGGAGAGCCGGTCGATACGGTCGTGGTTGAGCGCGAAGCAGGCGACGCTTCCCATGGAGGCGGGTACCACCTCGATGGCGAGCGTCGGCGTCAGGGCCGACGGCATCGGAGGCCGGAAGAAGAGCCGGGCCAGGATCATGGAACCCAGGACGACCCACGAGATGATGCCCAGACCGAACATGACTTCGGCCACGCGCTCCTGTCCGATCTGCACGGCGCTGAAGGCGGCGACGAGACCACCGCCGGTGGCGGGCAGAAAGTAGCCCGGGTGCAGCTGGTCGAGCTCAAGTGGGCCGTATATCCACTGCCCGGTGTACCAGCCGGCCACGAGCAGCGTCAGGACGATCAGGACGTCCACCACTACGCGGCCGGCGTCGGGGGCGTAAGGGGCTATGCCCTGCGCCGCGAGGAGCATCGGCGTGATGACCGCCAGTGAGCCGAACGGGCTTCCGACACTGTCCAGCATGTCGGCCCTGAAGGCTCCCCGGACCGACGCGGCGTGGCGCAGATACAGCAGAAGCGTCACGCACCAGACGGCCGCGGCGAGGGCGACCAGGGCACGGCCCACGTCGATCGGCACATGGCCCTCACGGGCTGCCGTGAGCCAGGTGCCGGCCAGGCCTGCGAGGCCCAGAGATATTTCGAAGAAGGCGAGAGGTATGCGTGGCGCGGCCATATCCAAAACCTCTGGTTCCAAGGACCATTTCGGGCTTCACCGGCGTCCTTTTCGTGCGGGACCCGGCCAGGCGAGGACGGCCCCCCCCACGAGGCGTTCGCCGCCGCGGAATCCCGTCCGCGAATCCGTCGGTTCTTTCTATCGAGTCTGCATCGCTACGAGCCGCACCGCTCGCGCGGTGCGGCTCGGGGCAGGTGCGCAAAGGCGGAGGCCAACACGAGGCCCACACTCTGCGGGATGCCGGTTGGAGGCTGGTCCCGCACAATGGATTCTGGGAGCGGTCCAGCCCGGGTCGGGACGCTCTCCTGCCCGCTGCGTACCAACGCGTCAGAGTTCGAGGTCGGTCAGGACCAGGACGCGGTCGTAGGTGTAGTCCTCCATCGCGAACTTCACGCCTTCGCGGCCCACGCCCGACTGCTTGGCGCCGCCGTAGGGCATCTGGTCGGCGCGGTAGGACGGGACGTCGCCGATGATCACGCCGCCGACCTCCAGCGCCCGGTGCGCGCGGAATGCGGCCTGCACGTTGTGGGTGAACACCCCGGCGTGGAGGCCGTACTTGGAGTCGTTGACGGCGGCGAACGCTTCCGCCTCGCCGTCCACCTTCGTCACGGTCAGGACGGGGCCGAACACTTCCTCGCAGGCGAGGGTGGTGTCCGTCGGCACGCTGGTGAGCACGGTGGGCGCGTACGACGCGCCGTCGCGGGTGCCGCCGGTGAGGAGCGAGGCACCCGCCGCGACCGCCTCGTCGACCCAGGTCTCGACGCGCTTGGCCGCGTCCTCGCTGACGAGCGGGCCGACGTCGGTCCTGTCGTCCGACGGGTCACCGGTCACCTGGGCCTCGACCGCGGCGACGATGCGGGGCAGGAGCCGGTCGTAGACGGAGGCGTCCGCGATCACCCGCTGCACGGAGATGCAGGACTGGCCGCCCTGGTAGTTCGAGAAGGTGGCGATCCGGGTCGCGGCCCGGTCCAGGTCCTGGTCGCTCGCCCAGTCGGCGAGCACGACCGCCGCGCCGTTGCCGCCCAGTTCCAGGGTGCAGTGCTTGCGGGGCACCGAGTCCATGATCGCGTAGCCGACCTTCTCGGAGCCGGTGAAGGAGATCACGGGCAGGCGCTCGTCCTGGACGAGGGCGGGCATGCGGTCGTTGGAGACCGGCAGGATCGACCAGGAACCGGCCGGCAGGTCCGTCTCGGCCAGCACCTCGCCGAGGAGC
This region includes:
- a CDS encoding TDT family transporter encodes the protein MAAPRIPLAFFEISLGLAGLAGTWLTAAREGHVPIDVGRALVALAAAVWCVTLLLYLRHAASVRGAFRADMLDSVGSPFGSLAVITPMLLAAQGIAPYAPDAGRVVVDVLIVLTLLVAGWYTGQWIYGPLELDQLHPGYFLPATGGGLVAAFSAVQIGQERVAEVMFGLGIISWVVLGSMILARLFFRPPMPSALTPTLAIEVVPASMGSVACFALNHDRIDRLSAVLAGYCLLMILAQVRLLPLFLRLKFTSGFWAFTFSWTTVATTGLHWISTGHPPGELVLTYLLLAAATALVGAIAVRTLLAMARHQFLPPAAPTPPAA
- a CDS encoding aldehyde dehydrogenase family protein, with amino-acid sequence MTSVHSFWLAGRAAEGDSTLDVTSPWDGRRVGTVSVPTDGQVEEAVAAAYAVRDEFAATPAHLRAAALDHVAKRLAERTEEIAQLISAENGKPIKWARGEVGRAVSVFRFASEEARRFNSGDAQRLDTDLGGQGRLALIRRFSRGVVLGITPFNFPLNQGAHKVAPAIAAGVPIILKPAPNTPLSGLLLGEVLAETDLPAGSWSILPVSNDRMPALVQDERLPVISFTGSEKVGYAIMDSVPRKHCTLELGGNGAAVVLADWASDQDLDRAATRIATFSNYQGGQSCISVQRVIADASVYDRLLPRIVAAVEAQVTGDPSDDRTDVGPLVSEDAAKRVETWVDEAVAAGASLLTGGTRDGASYAPTVLTSVPTDTTLACEEVFGPVLTVTKVDGEAEAFAAVNDSKYGLHAGVFTHNVQAAFRAHRALEVGGVIIGDVPSYRADQMPYGGAKQSGVGREGVKFAMEDYTYDRVLVLTDLEL